A stretch of Elephas maximus indicus isolate mEleMax1 chromosome 20, mEleMax1 primary haplotype, whole genome shotgun sequence DNA encodes these proteins:
- the LOC126063798 gene encoding olfactory receptor 5D18-like yields MFLSEGNKSRVTFPLLGFSDYPELKIPLFLVFLAIYSVTILGNIGMIVIIKINPKLHIPMYFFLSHLSFVDFCYSSIFAPNMLVNLVVEDRTISFLGCVMQFFLFGTFVVTESVLLAVMAYDRFVAICNPLLYTVAMPQRLCAMLVVGSYAWGVVCSLVITCSTFRLSFHGFYTINHFFCELSSVLSLSCSDISLTQLLLFISITFNEVSVLLIILTSYVFIVVTILKMSSASGRRKAFSTCASHLTAITIFHGTILFLYCVHNSKNSRHTVKVASVFYTVVIPMLNPSIDSLRNKDVKNTISEIKDLTFFFH; encoded by the coding sequence ATGTTCTTGTCAGAGGGTAATAAAAGTCGTGTGACATTTCCTCTTTTGGGCTTCTCAGATTACCCAGAACTGAAGATTCCCCTCTTCTTGGTATTTCTGGCCATCTACAGTGTCACCATTTTAGGGAATATTGGGATGATTGTAATCATCAAAATTAACCCCAAACTGCACatccccatgtactttttcctcagccacctcTCATTTGTGGATTTCTGCTATTCTTCCATCTTTGCTCCCAACATGCTGGTGAACCTAGTTGTAGAAGACAGAACCATTTCATTTTTAGGATGTGTAATGCAATTCTTTCTCTTTGGTACCTTTGTGGTGACTGAATCAGTTCTATTGGctgtaatggcctatgaccgctttgtggccatttgcaaccctctgctctacacagttGCCATGCCCCAGAGACTCTGTGCTATGCTGGTGGTGGGATCATACGCATGGGGAGTAGTATGTTCCTTGGTGATCACATGCTCTACTTTCAGATTATCTTTTCATGGTTTCTACACAATCAATCACTTCTTCTGTGAGCTCTCCtcagttctctctctttcttgctctGATATTTCTCTCACCCAGTTACTGCTTTTCATCTCTATCACTTTTAATGAGGTAAGTGTACTACTCATCATTCTCACCTCTTATGTGTTTATCgttgtcaccatcttgaaaatgAGTTCAGCCAGTGGTCGTCGTAAGGCGTTCTCTACCTGTGCCTCTCATCTGACTGCCATCACTATCTTCCATGGCACCATCCTCTTTCTCTACTGTGTGCACAACTCCAAAAACTCCAGGCACACCGTCAAAGTAGCCTCTGTGTTTTACACAGTGGTGATCCCCATGCTGAATCCCTCGATCGACAGTttgaggaataaggatgtcaagAATACAATCAGTGAGATAAAAGATCTTACATTCTTTTTTCATTAA